TTGTAACAACTTGCAATACCCGGCTTATGGTGCTTCATAAGTAATCTACACTCCACGCTAAGCGCTATCCTTGTTTTGTTATGATTTATACTTTATTTTCTTACTACATTTCCATCATTTGTAAGTGGCTTTGCCACTGACAATATCATAAAGGTACTAAGTGGTGAAAGAGTTGGTACACTCTTTCATCAAGACGCTGGTTCATGGATTTCATTTACCGAAGTTGGGGCAAGTGAAATGGCTGTTGCAGCACGGGACTGTTCTAGGAGGCTCCAGGTTGATGCAAATATCTTACATCTTAGATTGTTTTTACTAGCATGACTTAAGGAGAACTTGTTTCTCTTTGGGAATTCCACTCGACTTAATTAATATGTTTGTGTATATATTAAATCTTAAAAGCTAATACAATTGCTGTCGAAATGTGCAGGCCTTACCTTCAGAGGATAGAAGGAAAATTTTATTGGATATCGCTACTGCACTAGAGGACAATAAAAGTCAGATCCTTGAGGAGAATGAAGCTGATGTTGAAGCTGCAAAGGATTTTGGTTATGATGAATCTTTGGTAGCTCGTTTGGCACTGAAACCTGAGAAGGAAAGCCTTGCTCTATTTGCGAAATagtatctatttttattttcaatttaCCATTCTTTTAATAATTATAATCATTGACAATACAAATTTACCTAAAACACATGCTTCTCTTTGAAAATAATATAGAAAATTTGCATTAAAAAAGGAAATCTTTGACGGAGTTCATCGGATATTGCAGATATCTGCTCTAGCAAATTCTGTTCGCAAACTTGCCGACATGGAAGAGCCCATAGGCCGTGTTTTAAGAAAAACAGAGGTAAAAGATCTATGTTGATTTGATGTGAATTTAATTCCATTGTAAGAtgtttatatacactcatttgaAGTATTAAGTATATCGATGACAATCTTGAAAAGGTACATTAAGCCaactttctcttttttttttgtttcagCTAGCAGATGGACTCATTTTAGACAAAATCTCATGCCCATTGGGTGTTCTATTAATCATTTTTGAGTCTCGGCCTGATGCGTTAGTTCAGGTAACAAGTGTCACTTTTATTTAATATAGTTTTTTATGACTATTTTAGTGATTTAATGCTAGTGTATCATACTTGTCAAATTGGAGAAAATGATGTTTCGTAATTCTATATTAATAAGTTATGAACTTgtatttgtatttgaatattttCACTCGCACGGGTAACAAGCTGCTAATATTTGCGTACAACAAAATAATCAACGTTATTCGAACACTACATTTGATTTGATGTCGCATATTCAAACCATATTCTGTAGTAAACACTGAATTTTTAGCCTAAACACTGAATTATATTGCCTTATCCGTCGTAAGTTCTAGCAGCATTTGTTGTTGCTTATATAGATTCAGCAGTATTCGTTACTTGTATAGATTCAGCTTGAGGTGAAAATAATAGTTTCTGTATGCATGATGCATTAAATGCATCTTAATTTGGTGTATCCTCCGTTGTTAATCAGTCGGTATTTGCCTATGGAGTTACCAGTATTGCTGATGGAATTTTCTGTTGTGAATGTGTCATTTCTAGTAGTGATACAGCATGCATTCAGCACCTATTGACAAGATAGCTAGCAGTAGAACTAGTGTGCTGGTAAATATATTTAGCATGATTTACCTACAAGTACAATCCAGAAAGTTTTATGAGTACATCAAATATCACGTTCTCCTTTTTTTGGTGATCATCTTCACAGTCTAGTAGAGTCCGAACTACAGCAGCCACGGTTGGCCTCTTTTTTCTATTTTCCTCAACACAATAATGACCGATCTCGACCAATGTTTTAGCCTGGTTCTTGCTGTAATTGCCTTGCAATCTTGGATCAACTGTTTTCTCTAGCTTTTCTGAAGCCAAGATTGTTCTCCATCATAATCAATTGTTAGCCTCCTCTTACCTACTTCCAACTTCAGAAGCATTAACTGGAAACGATCACTAGACATGAACTGGTCCATATCATCTAGTACAACTATTCTGCTACGATTATAATTTGTTATTCCatttccaaaaatatttttatcaacATCAAGCCAACACAAACTTGTTACATTTGGTCCATCATACAAAAACTTGTTACATTTGGTCCATCATACAATAACTTTAATCCATTATGACTACTAAAAATTAAATGGAAGTACCGAGATGCAAATCCTCCTTTTCTTGATGCAAACACTAAATTTTTTCCCTTTGTTAAGGCTTGAGAAGGCAACAAAGTATCAGTTCGAAAATCAAAGCCAAACAATGACATCTTTCTGATCTTTTAATACAATATTACCTGTATTTAGAAGCTCAACCTTTCTAGCACCGGTCAAATCAGATTCAGTACCCAAACATTTGTGCCATTAAGATCTTTTAAAACCATAATGACACCATTCTTTTTCAAGGTCAGTTTGGAGCCTTTTGTATTGACAGGTTTGTCGCGATTAGCCATCCACACATTTGCTTTGTCTTTAGAATCAGTGAACCAAATTGCAAACCAATATGCATTAGTTCCAAATCCATAGATGCCACGGGTAAATAATTTATAGAAAAGTGAATTAAGATCTAATAGATATATAAGGCTAATTTGATTTAAGATTTAAAGGATGTGATTATTTGTTTGAGGCTGTAATAACTCAAACTTAGATTCAGTTTGTTTTCCCTTTATATAATTTGTTGACAAGATATTATGATCCTTGACTTTTATCTAACTCAACAGATAGCCTCCTTGGCAATTCGAAGTGGAAATGGTCTACTATTGAAAGGTGGGAAGGAGGCAAGGCGCTCGAATGCAATCTTGCATAAGGTCTTATCTCCTAAAAAACTGTTGAATATTTGTCTGGGAACTTGGTATTATTTCCTTCATTAATGTGTCGTCTTACTGTTTTTCGTTAAAATTTTATGGATTTGTAGGTAATTACTGGTGCGATTCCAGATACGGTCGGAGATAAGCTTATTGGACTCTTGACCACTAGAGAGGAGATTCCTGATTTACTTAAGGTGGGGACTGAGGTGACACGTATGATGATTCTCTAATATATTGTTCATTCACCGACTTATTTTTTTTCAGCTAGATGATGTGATAGATCTTGTAATCCCCAGAGGCAGCAATAAACTTGTCTCTGATATAAAGAATGCGACAAAAATCCCTGTTCTTGGTCATTCTGGTAAGAAACTTTGCTGAATCTAATAATTCTCATGCTATAACGAAATATCTATAAGTAGAGTTAGcttctaaaatatttatatatacttTCTGTGCAGATGGCATTTGTCATGTTTATGTCGATAAGTCGGCTATTTTGGACAAGGCGAAGAAAATTGTCTTGGATGCAAAAACTGATTATCCTGCAGCCTGTAACGCCATGGTAATTTCAGCTCTGCCATCGCTAGGCATGCCTAAGATAAATACAGTTTTTTTTGTTGCAATACATTGTGAGCCACAATAAGCACATTTAAAGGTTTAGGTAGTCGTTGTTTAATCAAACACAGTTCAAAATTCTTTTTGCTTTTATCTTGTTTAAATATACAAGTAGAAAAACTTGCTACAATATTTTTGCAAATTTGACTTATCATCATTCGCCTTGCCTTTGTTAGGAAACACTTCTTGTACACAAGGATTTGGCAAGTACCGGTGGGATTCAAGAACTTGTTATCGGTCTTGAAAGTGAAGGTATCTATACTTGAAAAAAATTTAGTTTTGTTAAAACTTCACTTAAAACTCGAAACTCTTATAAGGATTACAAGTATTATCAACACTTCTGGAAAGATTTGTTATTACTATATAACTACCTATCCTAGATGATTGCAATTGGTAAATATCATTATTCTCATTTATATGTTACAGGTGTTGTTCTATATGGTGGCCCACGAGCGAGTGAGCTATTAAGTCTTTCTGATGTAAGCTCATTTCATCATGAGTACAGCACAAGGGCTTGCGCAATTGAAATAGTCAATGATGTGGATGCTGCCATCAAACATATACACAAACATGGAAGGTACATCTACATATTCTGTTAGTGTTGGTGTTTCAAATTGCATTTCCACAAAAGTGAAAATCAATTTCGTTTTATTTTTTAGTGGGCACACCGAGTGCATTGTTACCGAAGACGACAAGGTTGCTGAATATTTTCTACGACATGTTGACAGGTAAAATTACTCTGCACTCTAATCATTAAAGTAACTAATATTTGACACATTGCCTGTGTTAAACCAAATTTCTTGCATTTGGCAGTGCTGCAGTTTTTCATAATGCCAGTACAAGATTTTGTGATGGAGCCCGTTTTGGGCTCGGGGCAGAGGTATGAATAAGATTTGAATGGCTGAAAAAATTTCCATGTATTACTTCCAATCCCATCTCAAATTACCGTTAACGTGTGCCATGTTATGGTTTAAGGTTGGTATAAGCACAAGTAAGATTCATGCCCGAGGTCCAGTAGGAGTTGAAGGTCTCTTAACAACCCGATGGTATGTGTTTATTAACCTTCTGATATCAAATACCTGAAATTCAGTATTACATGTCTTCACCATTCTTCTTGTTTACGAGTGTAGGATTCTCAGAGGAAACGGACAAGTGGTTCAAGGCGACAAAGGAGTTACATACACACACAAGAACCTTCCAGTAAATTCTTGATTCTAGAAAGATTTATGGTTACGGGATGATTAATCCCGGCTCTTGTAGAGGTGGATGcctttttatttaatttttaccGGAAAAATATTGCAGTTCTGTTGTTATGTAACTATACCTTTTATCTTGTAATAATATAAATAGTGGGAGGAAATTTTTGTGTCCCTTTCTTGGATTATTGGGAAGAACCTCATCATTTTATAAATAGATTAAAAAAATAGATTGCGGATTTTATTAAAAGGTTTGTGCTTGATTGTGTTCTGGGACAGCTACAATGAAGATTGTGATAGAATGCAATATCTGCTAATTAAGCAGTATATCAATAGCCATTATGACATATAATGTTAATTATCCTACAATTATATGATGAGATACTGTAATAAATCATGATTAACCTTGAAAGTATATAAATAAGACCATGTTCAAGCAATTCTAACAAAGAAAAACAAAGTATCATTAAGGATAATGGCTAGAGTTAGTGCCAAATTAGTGATGATGTTAGTGGCTACTTCTTTATTAATGTTCATCGGAGAAGCTGCAGTTGATCGGAAAACTGCAGGTGTAATTCCTACCTGTGTTTTGCAGTGCACTACAAAGTGCCATTACATTCAAGTTCCGAATTGCTTTGCAGATTGTATGAAGGACTGTATTCCTCCGGTTTCAAATGCCATATCTTCAGACTGTAAAACAAATTGTGAACTATCTACCTGCACTAAGTATGCCTCAGGTACTATCAGTTAATCTCATGACATGATTTTTTCTTTTATGCTTGAATTTTTGCAGAATTTGTAGAAAGTGATATGA
This genomic interval from Apium graveolens cultivar Ventura chromosome 8, ASM990537v1, whole genome shotgun sequence contains the following:
- the LOC141677898 gene encoding delta-1-pyrroline-5-carboxylate synthase-like; protein product: MDPTRAFVKNVKRVVVKVGTAVVTRSDGRLAVGRLGAIFEQLEKLNSRGFEIILVTSGAVGAGRQRLKYRKLVNSSFADLQKPQVELDGKACAAVGQNGLMALYDTLFSQLDVTSSQLLVTDNDFKNADFRVQLGQTVNSLLALRSIPIFNENDAISTRKAPYEDASGIFWDNDSLAALLAMELSADLLLLLSDVDGLYSGPPCDPRSKLLHTYVKETHEGVISFGEKSRMGRGGMDAKVKAAVNAAYNGTPVVIASGFATDNIIKVLSGERVGTLFHQDAGSWISFTEVGASEMAVAARDCSRRLQALPSEDRRKILLDIATALEDNKSQILEENEADVEAAKDFGYDESLVARLALKPEKISALANSVRKLADMEEPIGRVLRKTELADGLILDKISCPLGVLLIIFESRPDALVQIASLAIRSGNGLLLKGGKEARRSNAILHKVITGAIPDTVGDKLIGLLTTREEIPDLLKLDDVIDLVIPRGSNKLVSDIKNATKIPVLGHSDGICHVYVDKSAILDKAKKIVLDAKTDYPAACNAMETLLVHKDLASTGGIQELVIGLESEGVVLYGGPRASELLSLSDVSSFHHEYSTRACAIEIVNDVDAAIKHIHKHGSGHTECIVTEDDKVAEYFLRHVDSAAVFHNASTRFCDGARFGLGAEVGISTSKIHARGPVGVEGLLTTRWILRGNGQVVQGDKGVTYTHKNLPVNS